A single genomic interval of Candidatus Macondimonas diazotrophica harbors:
- the ftsB gene encoding cell division protein FtsB, which produces MARRLGLFLIGLLVVLHYQIWIAPDGLRQWVRLGRMVSSQAADNEALAERNDVLAAEVRDLKQGLEAVEERARRELGMVGEGETFYQFVHKPDDKRPSRR; this is translated from the coding sequence GTGGCGCGTCGCCTGGGCTTGTTTTTGATCGGCCTGTTGGTGGTCCTCCACTACCAGATCTGGATCGCGCCCGACGGATTGCGCCAGTGGGTCAGGCTGGGGCGCATGGTGTCAAGCCAGGCGGCCGACAATGAGGCACTTGCCGAACGCAATGATGTCCTCGCCGCTGAGGTCCGTGATCTCAAGCAGGGACTGGAAGCCGTAGAGGAGCGCGCGCGGCGGGAATTGGGTATGGTCGGCGAAGGTGAAACGTTCTACCAATTCGTGCATAAACCCGATGATAAGCGCCCGTCCCGCCGTTGA
- a CDS encoding CTP synthase, with translation MTRFIFVTGGVVSSLGKGIASASLGAILEARGLKVAMIKLDPYINVDPGTMSPFQHGEVFVTEDGTETDLDLGHYERFVHTTTGRHSNYTTGRIYETVIQKERRGDYLGGTVQVIPHITDEIKRSIHAGAGDADICLVEIGGTVGDIESLPFLEAIRQMGTELGSGHALFIHLTLVPFISASGEIKTKPTQHSVKELRSIGIQPDILICRGDRPLPPEERRKIALFTNVSERAVISAVDVEDIYQIPELLHRQALDQIVSERFGLELPPADLSDWRVVVEARHRQDGEVTVGLVGKYVDLSDAYLSLNEALKHAGIHTLTRVVVRYIDSERLETDGVSLLEGLDAILVPGGFGRRGIEGKIAAVQYAREQGVPYLGICLGMQLAVVELARHLAKLGEAHSTEFDPATPDPIIALITEWQQADGSVHQRSGREDLGGTMRLGGQPCRLMSDSLAHALYGRELIIERHRHRYEFNNRYRAALESQGMRISGWSADGRLVEIIELPDHPWFLGCQFHPEFTSTPRDGHPLFSGFIRAARLVRERRDQQAAPA, from the coding sequence ATGACGCGATTCATCTTCGTGACCGGTGGGGTTGTTTCTTCTCTGGGTAAAGGCATTGCCTCGGCTTCCCTGGGAGCTATCCTGGAAGCCCGTGGGCTCAAAGTGGCCATGATCAAGCTCGATCCCTACATCAACGTGGATCCGGGCACCATGAGCCCATTCCAGCATGGAGAAGTTTTCGTCACCGAGGACGGTACCGAAACCGACCTTGACCTCGGCCATTACGAACGCTTCGTGCACACCACCACGGGCCGGCACAGCAACTACACGACCGGTCGCATCTACGAGACGGTGATCCAGAAGGAACGCCGCGGCGATTATCTGGGTGGCACGGTGCAGGTCATTCCGCATATCACCGACGAGATCAAGCGCTCCATCCATGCCGGCGCGGGCGATGCCGATATCTGTCTGGTGGAAATCGGGGGGACCGTCGGGGACATCGAGTCGCTGCCTTTCCTGGAAGCGATCCGGCAGATGGGAACGGAACTGGGGTCGGGCCACGCCTTGTTCATCCATCTCACGCTGGTGCCTTTCATTTCCGCATCCGGAGAGATCAAGACCAAGCCGACTCAGCATTCGGTCAAGGAATTGCGTTCCATCGGCATTCAGCCTGACATTCTCATCTGCCGTGGAGATCGGCCGCTCCCCCCGGAAGAGCGCCGCAAAATTGCCCTATTTACCAATGTATCCGAGCGTGCCGTGATATCGGCAGTGGATGTCGAGGATATCTACCAGATTCCGGAACTGCTTCATCGGCAGGCACTCGATCAAATCGTCAGTGAACGTTTCGGGTTGGAGCTGCCGCCTGCCGATCTGTCCGACTGGCGGGTTGTCGTCGAGGCTCGCCACCGGCAGGATGGCGAGGTGACCGTCGGGCTTGTGGGCAAGTATGTTGATCTGTCGGATGCGTATCTGTCGCTGAACGAGGCGCTCAAGCATGCCGGTATTCATACGCTGACCCGAGTCGTGGTGCGGTATATCGATTCAGAACGCTTGGAAACCGATGGGGTATCTCTGCTCGAAGGATTGGATGCCATTCTGGTTCCGGGCGGGTTCGGGCGGCGTGGTATCGAGGGCAAGATTGCTGCCGTTCAGTATGCACGCGAGCAGGGTGTTCCCTATCTGGGGATATGTCTGGGGATGCAGCTGGCCGTGGTGGAACTGGCTCGCCATCTGGCGAAGCTGGGCGAGGCGCACAGCACCGAGTTCGATCCGGCGACACCAGATCCCATCATTGCGCTGATCACCGAATGGCAGCAGGCTGACGGCAGCGTCCATCAGCGCAGCGGTCGGGAAGACCTTGGCGGAACCATGCGCCTCGGCGGGCAGCCTTGTCGGTTGATGTCCGATTCGCTCGCACATGCCCTGTACGGGCGCGAGCTGATCATCGAGCGTCATCGCCATCGATACGAGTTCAACAATCGCTATCGCGCTGCGCTGGAATCCCAGGGCATGCGGATCTCGGGTTGGTCAGCCGATGGGCGATTGGTCGAGATCATCGAGTTGCCGGACCACCCCTGGTTTCTCGGCTGCCAGTTCCATCCCGAATTCACTTCTACGCCGCGCGACGGCCACCCGCTCTTTTCCGGTTTTATCCGAGCTGCGCGCCTAGTTCGTGAACGACGTGACCAGCAGGCTGCTCCCGCATGA
- the ispD gene encoding 2-C-methyl-D-erythritol 4-phosphate cytidylyltransferase, whose amino-acid sequence MISARPAVDPTDVWAIVPAAGLGSRMGIDRPKQYIQLLNKPILGWVLQALLAEPRIRGIALVVSAQDEQVDSLPELAHPAIERVIGGSERQDSVLCGLDALAKRAQSNDWVLVHDAARPCLHPEDLSRLIECTHNPAFSGGILATPVADTLKRADSRRQVVQTVSRSGLWRALTPQIFRLDHLRAALTSAARERVPVTDEAQAMERAGHAVRLVPGRADNLKITYPEDLALAEAVLSVRHDPHAGDPAERK is encoded by the coding sequence ATGATAAGCGCCCGTCCCGCCGTTGATCCCACCGACGTATGGGCCATCGTTCCGGCTGCGGGACTTGGCTCGCGCATGGGAATCGATCGCCCCAAACAATATATTCAGCTGCTGAACAAGCCGATACTCGGATGGGTATTGCAGGCACTGCTGGCCGAGCCGCGAATCCGCGGCATCGCGCTGGTGGTGAGCGCGCAGGATGAGCAGGTTGACAGCCTGCCGGAGTTGGCGCATCCGGCCATCGAGCGGGTCATCGGCGGTTCGGAGCGGCAGGATTCGGTGCTCTGTGGACTGGATGCGCTGGCCAAGCGGGCACAAAGCAATGATTGGGTACTGGTGCACGACGCTGCGCGTCCTTGCCTGCATCCCGAAGATTTGAGCCGGCTGATCGAATGCACGCACAATCCGGCCTTTTCAGGCGGCATCCTTGCAACGCCGGTGGCGGATACCCTCAAACGGGCGGACAGCCGGAGACAGGTGGTTCAAACCGTATCCCGCAGTGGCCTGTGGCGGGCATTGACGCCCCAGATCTTTCGTCTGGACCATTTGCGCGCAGCGCTGACCAGCGCTGCGCGTGAGCGGGTTCCGGTCACCGACGAAGCGCAGGCCATGGAGCGTGCCGGTCATGCCGTTCGGCTAGTGCCCGGCCGGGCCGACAACCTCAAGATCACCTATCCTGAGGACCTTGCTCTGGCCGAGGCCGTTCTGAGCGTTCGCCATGATCCACATGCCGGGGATCCGGCCGAGAGGAAATGA
- a CDS encoding carbon-nitrogen hydrolase family protein: MVKVAAIQMASGPQVAANLIEAERWLVQAAQAGARIAVLPEHFACMGLTEHDKLEIAEVPGAGMIQDQLARIAQRERLWIVAGTIPLRLEGQAKVSPACLVFDDRGQQAARFDKIHLFDVRLPVGGEAYCESSTQVPGDRIVVVDTPAGRMGLAVCYDLRFPELFRGMVDAGAQWFALPAAFTARTGQAHWDLLLRTRAVENLMYGVAAAQGGYHANGRETFGHSLLVDPWGAVINVLPRGSGIVLGDIDTRRVHDLRTAFPALSHRRFGVVLS; this comes from the coding sequence ATGGTGAAGGTGGCGGCCATCCAGATGGCTTCCGGACCGCAGGTTGCTGCAAATCTGATTGAAGCGGAACGGTGGTTGGTGCAGGCGGCCCAGGCCGGTGCCCGCATTGCGGTTTTGCCTGAGCATTTCGCCTGCATGGGGCTGACCGAGCACGATAAGCTCGAGATCGCTGAGGTCCCTGGGGCCGGCATGATCCAGGATCAGCTCGCGCGTATTGCACAGCGCGAGCGGCTGTGGATCGTTGCCGGCACCATCCCGCTGCGTCTTGAAGGGCAGGCGAAAGTCTCCCCGGCCTGCCTTGTTTTCGATGATCGGGGTCAGCAGGCTGCCCGCTTCGACAAGATCCACCTGTTCGATGTCCGGCTGCCGGTTGGCGGCGAAGCCTATTGTGAATCGTCTACCCAGGTGCCTGGTGATCGGATCGTCGTGGTGGATACCCCAGCGGGCCGGATGGGCTTGGCCGTGTGCTATGACCTGCGGTTTCCCGAACTGTTCAGGGGAATGGTCGACGCGGGCGCGCAATGGTTTGCCTTGCCGGCAGCATTTACCGCCCGCACCGGTCAGGCCCACTGGGACCTCCTGTTGCGGACCCGGGCCGTGGAAAATCTCATGTACGGTGTGGCGGCAGCTCAGGGCGGGTACCATGCGAACGGTCGCGAAACCTTTGGTCATAGCCTGCTGGTCGATCCTTGGGGCGCGGTCATCAACGTCTTGCCACGAGGATCGGGGATCGTCCTAGGCGATATCGATACGCGACGTGTTCACGATTTGCGGACGGCGTTCCCCGCCTTGTCTCACCGGCGCTTCGGAGTTGTGCTGTCATGA
- the tldD gene encoding metalloprotease TldD, translated as MTDPVPVLDRVRERLLTPGGLNDGILLGALHELSGSGADGGDLYFQQVRSESFSLEDGRIKEGDFSLEQGVGVRVLSGEKTGFAYSDELNPQALREAAQAARAILRQGQNRTAKVSGVSFREPSVMRRYDDRDPLGGVAVADKLALLQAAEAEARREQRVRQVMVSLAAVEELMLVAATDGTLAADVRPLVRINVSVIVEKDGRRERGSSGGGGRFGYEILKGRDAARHHAREAVRQALVALEAEPAPAGVMTVVLGPGWPGILLHEAIGHGLEGDFNRKGTSAFSGRLGETVASALCTVVDDGTLVDRRGSLTVDDEGTPSQQTVLIENGRLQGYLQDKQNARLMGMAPTGNGRRESYSHLPMPRMTNTYLLPGPHDPEEIIRSVSSGVYAVNFGGGQVDITSGKFVFSASEAYRIENGRLGRPVKGATLIGNGPEVLRRVSMLGHDLQLDEGVGTCGKDGQSVPVGVGQPTLRIDGLTVGGTQTN; from the coding sequence ATGACTGATCCAGTCCCCGTTCTGGACCGGGTGCGTGAGCGACTGCTGACGCCCGGGGGGCTCAATGACGGCATCCTGCTCGGGGCGTTGCACGAATTGAGCGGATCGGGCGCCGATGGCGGGGATCTGTACTTCCAGCAGGTGCGTTCGGAGTCGTTCAGCCTGGAGGACGGGCGCATCAAGGAGGGCGATTTTTCCCTCGAGCAGGGTGTGGGCGTGCGCGTTCTGTCCGGCGAAAAGACGGGATTCGCCTACTCGGACGAACTCAATCCCCAGGCGCTGCGCGAAGCGGCACAAGCGGCTCGGGCCATTCTTCGACAAGGCCAGAATCGCACCGCGAAGGTGAGCGGTGTGTCGTTTCGGGAACCGTCTGTGATGCGGCGTTACGATGATCGGGACCCATTGGGTGGTGTGGCCGTGGCGGATAAGCTCGCGCTCTTGCAGGCGGCGGAGGCCGAGGCGCGGCGTGAGCAGCGGGTTCGTCAGGTGATGGTCAGCCTGGCTGCAGTGGAGGAGCTCATGCTGGTGGCAGCCACCGATGGGACGCTGGCTGCCGATGTCCGGCCGCTGGTACGGATCAATGTGTCAGTGATCGTGGAAAAGGACGGCCGCCGCGAGCGGGGCAGCTCGGGCGGCGGGGGGCGGTTCGGATACGAGATCCTGAAGGGCCGCGACGCCGCCCGTCATCATGCGCGCGAGGCGGTACGTCAGGCGCTCGTTGCCCTGGAGGCTGAACCAGCACCAGCCGGGGTCATGACCGTTGTGTTGGGGCCGGGCTGGCCTGGCATCCTGCTACACGAAGCGATCGGCCATGGCCTGGAGGGTGACTTCAACCGCAAGGGAACCTCCGCCTTCAGTGGTCGCCTCGGCGAAACGGTGGCGAGCGCCCTGTGCACCGTGGTCGATGATGGCACGCTCGTGGATCGGCGTGGCTCGCTCACCGTCGATGACGAAGGCACACCCAGTCAGCAGACCGTGCTGATCGAAAATGGCCGTCTGCAAGGCTATCTTCAAGACAAGCAAAATGCCCGGTTGATGGGAATGGCCCCCACCGGAAACGGTCGAAGGGAGTCGTATAGCCATTTGCCGATGCCCCGCATGACGAATACCTATTTGCTCCCCGGTCCGCACGACCCCGAAGAGATCATCCGATCGGTGTCCAGCGGCGTGTATGCCGTCAATTTCGGGGGAGGCCAGGTTGACATCACCTCCGGAAAATTCGTTTTCTCAGCCAGTGAAGCCTATCGGATCGAAAACGGCCGACTCGGTCGGCCTGTCAAAGGCGCGACATTGATCGGTAATGGTCCGGAAGTGCTGAGGCGAGTCAGCATGCTGGGTCACGATCTGCAACTCGACGAGGGAGTCGGCACCTGCGGCAAGGATGGGCAAAGTGTGCCCGTCGGTGTAGGGCAGCCGACACTGCGTATCGATGGGCTGACCGTCGGTGGGACCCAGACCAATTGA
- a CDS encoding alpha/beta fold hydrolase, whose translation MNGWLLVVGLVALTLVLRRRYLDRPTQPIYAKDFDGEIYRIGACHALVRRASGEPRGTVICVPGFLEEVWYFDGLYDDSQIDCIYLNNADYHDLTVAAAARAVQASWDQPLPYAVGTIEHDAAVVNLILENLLRSPQVRLHGHSRGAAVVLEAALQAPHLHRRFGSDIEYVLETPVLPQGRIHPSLALAATPIGLWLLPALMPLLRRLPMRLLGRLVFGPPSGQKLELASRLWFNAKRARTIVTNVRNIESWMASRSTAAYDILPNARMWILIAEMDFILSRRDMARSAHQAGTRIQVLEIPATSHMLAQDAPGEIPLVQFDAINSQNMSA comes from the coding sequence ATGAACGGATGGCTTCTGGTTGTCGGTCTGGTTGCGCTGACGCTGGTGTTGCGTCGCCGCTATCTGGACCGGCCGACGCAACCGATTTATGCCAAGGATTTTGACGGTGAGATCTACCGTATCGGCGCCTGTCACGCGCTCGTCCGGCGGGCGAGCGGCGAACCTCGGGGAACGGTGATTTGCGTGCCGGGCTTCCTCGAGGAGGTCTGGTATTTCGATGGCCTCTATGACGATTCTCAAATCGACTGCATCTACCTTAACAATGCCGATTACCATGACCTAACGGTAGCTGCCGCTGCGCGCGCCGTGCAGGCCAGCTGGGATCAGCCCTTGCCGTATGCGGTCGGCACGATCGAGCATGACGCGGCCGTTGTGAACCTCATTCTCGAAAATCTGCTCCGTTCGCCTCAGGTTCGTTTACATGGACACTCGCGCGGCGCAGCCGTGGTTCTCGAGGCCGCTTTGCAAGCCCCCCATCTGCATCGCCGCTTCGGATCCGATATCGAATATGTTCTGGAAACACCGGTATTGCCCCAAGGACGTATCCACCCGAGTCTCGCGCTCGCGGCGACGCCGATCGGTCTGTGGCTTCTCCCGGCACTGATGCCATTGCTCAGGCGCTTGCCGATGCGGCTGCTGGGCCGGCTGGTTTTCGGCCCACCGAGTGGCCAGAAGCTCGAACTGGCTTCGCGGTTATGGTTCAACGCCAAGCGGGCCAGAACAATTGTGACGAATGTGCGGAATATCGAGTCCTGGATGGCATCCCGATCAACGGCCGCGTATGACATTCTTCCGAACGCACGTATGTGGATTCTCATTGCCGAGATGGATTTCATCCTCAGCCGACGTGACATGGCACGAAGTGCTCATCAGGCCGGAACACGCATCCAGGTACTGGAGATTCCCGCCACTTCACACATGCTGGCGCAAGACGCACCGGGTGAGATTCCGCTTGTTCAGTTCGACGCGATCAATTCGCAGAACATGAGTGCCTGA
- the ispF gene encoding 2-C-methyl-D-erythritol 2,4-cyclodiphosphate synthase produces the protein MRIGHGFDVHAFGPGTFVTLGGVRITHERGLIAHSDGDVALHALCDALLGAAGLGDIGQHFPDTDPQWRDADSRELLRKVRLLITARALRPANVDITIVAQAPRMAPHIPAMRASIAEDLGLREDRVNIKATTTEGLGFIGRREGIAVHAVALLQEIVND, from the coding sequence ATGCGAATCGGTCACGGTTTCGACGTTCATGCATTCGGCCCCGGCACGTTTGTCACATTGGGCGGTGTGCGCATTACCCACGAACGCGGTCTGATCGCCCATTCGGACGGCGATGTGGCCTTGCATGCCTTGTGCGATGCGCTCCTTGGCGCCGCTGGCCTGGGCGATATCGGCCAGCATTTTCCCGACACCGATCCACAGTGGCGCGATGCCGATAGCCGTGAGCTGCTGCGCAAGGTGCGCTTGTTGATCACAGCGCGCGCCTTGCGGCCCGCCAATGTTGACATCACCATCGTGGCCCAGGCACCGCGGATGGCGCCACACATTCCGGCGATGCGAGCATCGATTGCGGAAGATCTCGGTCTGCGCGAGGATCGGGTCAATATCAAGGCAACCACTACCGAGGGACTCGGCTTTATCGGGCGACGCGAAGGCATCGCCGTGCACGCTGTGGCCTTGCTCCAGGAGATCGTCAATGACTGA
- the kdsA gene encoding 3-deoxy-8-phosphooctulonate synthase, which yields MKLYDFEVGIDRPLFLIAGPCVVESLQLQLDVAGQLKEITTRFGIPFLFKSSFDKANRSSAGSFRGPGIEEGLRVLEAVRRQIGVPVLTDVHEYTPLDEVAAVVDVLQTPAFLCRQTDFIQNVARQGLPVNLKKGQFLAPWDMHHVVEKARAVGNDRIMVCERGVSFGYNNLVSDMRALAVMRRTACPVVFDATHSVQLPGGQGDRSGGQREFVPVLARAAVAAGVAGVFMETHPDPERALSDGPNAWPLDQMAELLETLVALDAVVKARPLQEVRAFEA from the coding sequence ATGAAGCTGTATGATTTCGAGGTCGGGATCGACCGACCTTTGTTTCTTATCGCCGGTCCGTGTGTGGTCGAATCCCTGCAACTGCAGCTCGATGTGGCCGGGCAGCTCAAGGAAATCACCACCCGGTTCGGCATCCCATTCCTGTTCAAGTCCAGTTTCGACAAAGCCAACCGATCCTCTGCAGGCAGTTTTCGCGGGCCGGGGATCGAGGAAGGGCTGCGGGTGCTGGAAGCCGTCAGGCGGCAAATTGGGGTGCCGGTGCTCACTGACGTGCACGAATACACACCCTTGGATGAAGTCGCGGCTGTTGTCGATGTGCTGCAGACGCCAGCTTTCCTGTGCCGCCAGACCGACTTCATTCAGAATGTGGCGCGCCAGGGCTTGCCGGTCAATCTCAAGAAAGGCCAGTTTCTGGCGCCTTGGGACATGCACCATGTGGTCGAGAAAGCGCGCGCGGTGGGCAATGATCGGATCATGGTCTGCGAACGCGGCGTGAGCTTCGGCTATAACAATCTCGTCTCGGATATGCGTGCGCTGGCGGTCATGCGCAGAACCGCCTGTCCGGTCGTCTTCGATGCCACCCACTCCGTTCAGTTGCCGGGCGGGCAAGGTGATCGGTCCGGTGGTCAGCGCGAGTTCGTGCCGGTTCTGGCCCGTGCAGCCGTTGCGGCAGGGGTGGCGGGTGTGTTCATGGAGACCCATCCGGATCCGGAACGGGCGTTGTCCGACGGCCCCAACGCCTGGCCGCTAGATCAGATGGCCGAGTTGCTTGAAACGCTGGTCGCGCTCGATGCAGTGGTGAAAGCTCGCCCGCTGCAGGAAGTTCGCGCATTCGAGGCGTAA
- the eno gene encoding phosphopyruvate hydratase, with translation MAKITAIEALEILDSRGNPTVEASVHLDDGSVGRAGVPSGASTGSREAVELRDGDKGRYLGKGVRKAVANVNGEIRKALLGKDAQDHDALDQLMIALDGTENKSRLGANAILAVSLATAKAAAIHAGKPLYAYLGGAQATGMPVPMMNIINGGAHADNNVDLQEFMILPVGAPSFAEALRYGTEVFHHLKQVLHGRGLATAVGDEGGFAPNLGSNEEALQTILEAIERAGYTPGKDIYLGLDVASSEFFRDGRYQLEGEGKSFDAAGFCDYLAGLVERYPILSIEDGMAEGDWDGWALLTQRLGDKVQLVGDDLFVTNTAILAEGIEKNIANAILIKPNQIGTLGETLAAIRMATDAGYTAVVSHRSGETEDDTIADLAVATTATQIKTGSLCRSDRVAKYNRLLRIEAELGARAQYPGMGAFPRRLKH, from the coding sequence ATGGCAAAGATCACGGCGATTGAAGCTCTCGAAATCCTCGATTCGCGCGGAAATCCCACGGTCGAGGCCAGTGTCCATCTCGATGATGGCAGCGTTGGCCGGGCCGGCGTCCCATCGGGAGCATCCACCGGCTCGCGTGAGGCCGTGGAGCTGCGCGATGGCGATAAAGGCCGCTATCTGGGCAAAGGTGTCCGCAAGGCGGTGGCCAACGTCAACGGCGAGATCCGCAAGGCTCTGCTGGGCAAGGACGCGCAGGACCATGACGCCCTCGACCAGCTGATGATTGCGCTGGACGGCACCGAGAACAAATCCCGCCTCGGCGCCAATGCCATCCTCGCCGTATCGCTCGCCACCGCCAAGGCGGCTGCGATTCATGCCGGCAAGCCGTTGTATGCCTATCTCGGCGGTGCGCAGGCCACCGGTATGCCGGTTCCGATGATGAATATCATCAACGGCGGCGCGCATGCCGATAACAATGTCGATCTGCAGGAATTCATGATCCTGCCGGTGGGTGCGCCCAGCTTTGCCGAAGCTCTGCGCTACGGCACAGAAGTGTTCCACCACCTCAAGCAGGTTTTGCATGGCCGCGGGCTGGCCACAGCGGTGGGCGATGAGGGTGGTTTCGCCCCCAACCTCGGCTCCAATGAGGAGGCGCTTCAGACCATCCTGGAAGCCATTGAGCGCGCAGGTTACACGCCCGGCAAGGACATCTACCTCGGGCTTGACGTGGCCAGCAGCGAGTTCTTCCGGGACGGCCGCTATCAGCTGGAAGGCGAGGGAAAATCCTTTGACGCCGCCGGATTCTGCGACTATCTGGCCGGACTGGTCGAGCGTTACCCCATCCTGTCCATTGAGGACGGCATGGCCGAGGGCGACTGGGACGGCTGGGCACTGCTGACCCAGCGGCTGGGCGACAAGGTGCAGCTGGTCGGTGACGACCTGTTCGTCACCAACACGGCGATTCTGGCTGAAGGGATCGAGAAGAACATCGCCAACGCCATCCTGATCAAGCCGAACCAGATTGGGACGCTCGGTGAAACGCTCGCGGCCATCCGCATGGCGACCGACGCGGGCTACACAGCGGTGGTCTCTCACCGGTCCGGAGAGACCGAGGACGATACCATTGCTGATCTGGCGGTGGCGACCACGGCCACCCAGATCAAGACCGGCTCGCTGTGCCGCAGCGATCGGGTCGCCAAATACAACCGTTTGCTTCGTATCGAGGCCGAGCTTGGTGCCCGCGCCCAGTATCCCGGCATGGGTGCTTTCCCACGGCGTTTGAAACACTGA